One genomic window of Canis lupus baileyi chromosome 22, mCanLup2.hap1, whole genome shotgun sequence includes the following:
- the SH3BP5 gene encoding SH3 domain-binding protein 5 isoform X3: MFIWSLGSWTENSLLASLAPTPSSSIYKSLQAQLEAQKATQDFQRATEVLRAAKETISLAEQRLLEDDKRQFDSAWQEMLNHATQRVMEAEQTKTRSELVHKETAARYNAAMGRMRQLEKKLKRAINKSKPYFELKAKYYVQLEQLKKTVDDLQAKLALAKGEYKTALKNLEMISDEIHERRRSSAMGPRGCGVGAEGSSTSVEDLSGSKPEPDAVSVASEAFEDDNCSNFVSEDDSETQSVSSFSSGPTSPSEMPDQFPAVVRPGSLDLPSPVSLSEFGMMFPVLGPRSECSGASSPECEVERGDRAEGAENKTSDKANNNRGLSNSSGSGKSQSNTSREGQALENRMKQLSLQCSKGRDGIIADIKMVQIG; the protein is encoded by the exons ATGTTTATCTGGTCTCTTGGGTCCTGGACTGAAAATTCTCTACTCGCCTCCCTGGCACCTACTCCCTCATCCAGCATTTACAAGAGCCTGCAG GCTCAGCTGGAAGCTCAGAAAGCCACACAGGACTTCCAGAGGGCCACAGAGGTGCTCCGTGCCGCCAAGGAAACCATCTCCCTGGCTGAGCAGCGGCTGCTGGAGGATGACAAGCGACAGTTCGACTCCGCCTGGCAAGAGATGCTGAATCACGCCACCCAGAGG GTCATGGAGGCGGAGCAGACCAAGACGAGGAGCGAGCTGGTGCACAAGGAGACGGCGGCCCGGTACAACGCAGCCATGGGCCGCATGCGGCAGCTGGAGAAGAAACTCAAGAGAGCCATCAACAAGTCCAA GCCTTATTTTGAACTCAAGGCAAAGTACTACGTGCAGCTTGAG CAACTGAAGAAGACTGTGGATGACCTGCAGGCCAAACTGGCCCTGGCGAAAGGCGAGTACAAGACGGCCCTGAAGAACCTGGAGATGATCTCCGACGAGATCCACGAGCGGCGGCGCTCCAGCGCCATGGGGCCCCGGGGCTGCGGCGTGGGGGCCGAGGGCAGCAGCACGTCGGTGGAGGACCTGTCAGGGAGCAAGCCTGAGCCAGATGCCGTTTCCG TGGCCTCCGAGGCCTTTGAAGATGATAACTGCAGCAACTTCGTGTCTGAAGATGACTCGGAAACCCAGTCTGTATCCAGCTTTAGTTCAGGGCCAACAAGCCCATCTGAGATGCCTGACCAGTTCCCTGCAGTCGTGAGGCCTGGCAGCTTGGATCTGCCCAGCCCTGTGTCTCTGTCAGAGTTTGGGATGATGTTCCCGGTATTGGGCCCTCGCAGTGAATGCAGTGGAGCCTCATCCCCCGAATGTGAGGTAGAACGAG GAGACcgggcagaaggagcagagaataAAACAAGCGACAAAGCCAACAACAATCGAGGTCTCAGCAACAGCAGTGGCAGTGGCAAGAGCCAAAGCAACACCTCCCGTGAGGGCCAGGCCTTGGAGAACAGGATGAAGCAGCTCTCTCTCCAGTGCTCAAAAGGAAGAGATGGGATTATTGCTGACATAAAAATGGTGCAGATTGGCTGA